AGGTGCTGAAGCTCTGCCAGGGGCGCCTGTGCGTCTCCACGCTGGAGCAGGTCGGAGCGGCCGGGCTCTACAAGGCGCCGAAAAAATACCTGGAGGACGTGAACAAGGAGTACAAGGCCCGACGGGACACACTTTACAAAGCCCTGAAGTCCATGGACGGCGTGATCTGCGAGGAGCCGAAGGGAGCGTTCTACGTCATGGTCAAGGCCCCCGTGGACGACG
This uncultured Fretibacterium sp. DNA region includes the following protein-coding sequences:
- a CDS encoding aminotransferase class I/II-fold pyridoxal phosphate-dependent enzyme — translated: VLKLCQGRLCVSTLEQVGAAGLYKAPKKYLEDVNKEYKARRDTLYKALKSMDGVICEEPKGAFYVMVKAPVDDAEKFIIWMLQNFDLNGETTMAAPGNGFYTAPDRGRNEMRLAYVLKNEDLVKAMTILKGALAAYPGRVEAIRA